A window of the Eleutherodactylus coqui strain aEleCoq1 chromosome 8, aEleCoq1.hap1, whole genome shotgun sequence genome harbors these coding sequences:
- the LOC136576548 gene encoding retinol dehydrogenase 7-like translates to MLLYNGEEEEDLLDRFKELWIVHPALMGTMTSIVFLFVCWTIKDNLKIPDTRGKYVFITGCDSGFGNLLAQRLHKKGFSVIAACLTEKGSDELKACTSQNLKTVVLNVTNAESIDNAVTYVAEETGSKGLYGLVNNAGRATPIGPTDWLDMEDFHKVLNVNLIGLIEVTIKFLPLLKKGSGRIVNVASVMGRLAFGGGGYCLSKCGVESFSDSLRRDMQHFGVKVSIIEPGFFKTGVTNLEIIEKDLHRLWNRLTPEIRYAYGDKYFDNYLKVQRLSMKTLCSSDISKVTNCMEHALTARYPRTRYGAGWDAKFFWLPLSYAPAVVADVMLKIMLPQPNGIKNSVAKNQVDV, encoded by the exons ATGCTGCTGTATAAT GGCGAGGAAGAGGAAGATTTGCTTGACAGATTTAAAGAG CTCTGGATTGTACATCCAGCATTAATGGGAACTATGACCTCCATTGTCTTCCTGTTTGTTTGTTGGACTATTAAAGACAACCTAAAAATCCCAGACACTCGGGGCAAGTATGTGTTTATCACAGGCTGCGACTCAGGCTTCGGAAACCTACTGGCTCAAAGACTTCACAAAAAAGGATTTAGCGTCATtgctgcttgtctgactgagaaAGGGAGTGACGAGTTGAAGGCCTGTACATCGCAGAACCTGAAAACAGTCGTATTAAATGTCACAAATGCTGAGAGCATCGATAATGCTGTCACATATGTGGCCGAGGAGACCGGCAGTAAAG GTCTATATGGCTTGGTGAACAATGCAGGAAGAGCCACTCCAATTGGACCTACTGACTGGTTGGACATGGAAGATTTCCACAAAGTTCTTAATGTAAACCTTATTGGACTAATTGAGGTCACAATTAAGTTCCTGCCGCTACTAAAAAAGGGCAGTGGAAGAATTGTCAATGTAGCCAGCGTGATGGGGAGATTGGCTTTTGGAGGTGGTGGCTACTGTCTGTCAAAATGTGGTGTCGAATCATTCTCAGATAGTTTGAG GAGAGACATGCAGCACTTTGGAGTTAAAGTTAGTATCATTGAACCCGGTTTCTTTAAGACTGGTGTCACCAACCTTGAAATCATTGAGAAAGATTTACATCGATTGTGGAACAGACTTACGCCTGAGATCAGATATGCCTATGGAGATAAGTACTTTGATAACT ATTTAAAAGTGCAGCGCTTATCGATGAAAACCCTCTGCAGTTCTGACATCTCCAAAGTTACAAACTGCATGGAACATGCGCTGACAGCCAGGTACCCACGGACGCGGTATGGTGCAGGCTGGGATGCAAAGTTCTTTTGGCTTCCTCTTTCTTATGCGCCGGCCGTTGTTGCTGATGTTATGTTGAAAATAATGTTGCCTCAACCAAATGGAATCAAGAACTCCGTAGCTAAGAACCAGGTGGATGTATAA